One window of Trifolium pratense cultivar HEN17-A07 linkage group LG5, ARS_RC_1.1, whole genome shotgun sequence genomic DNA carries:
- the LOC123885339 gene encoding uncharacterized protein LOC123885339: MVPRERGLGYDVAFQQYFNTFLSLKKFKPSFAPFVDRPLGPPWFTHRFPSPPEFEMVTNSIWNAYLMPTVLSCRIGLTSGDFGLVGYFPNLVSRQFGLTQILPKSIYLEEREVCLGKHGMTEPQFHSFLNHFNQPSYELTPFDFAPSHACTREFFTWWSRHYEGRLVDKTALLTAISNGFDSSILNKIKSKLNARGSKSKAGSSDSSKPLPPPSKVELQIASRKRPHSTETPSVSKKQKPVPATCSSAPDKVLI, encoded by the exons ATGGTGCCTAGGGAAAGAGGCCTTGGTTATGATGTGGCTTTCCAACAGTATTTTAATACTTTCCTCAGCCTGAAGAAGTTCAAGCCTAGCTTTGCTCCCTTTGTGGATAGGCCACTTGGTCCTCCTTGGTTTACTCACAGATTTCCTTCTCCACCAGAATTTGAGATGGTAACCAACAGCATTTGGAATGCTTACTTGATGCCTACAGTCTTGTCTTGTCGAATTGGCTTGACCTCTGGAGATTTTGGGTTAGTTGGCTACTTCCCAAACCTGGTGTCTCGCCAATTTGGCTTAACTCAAATACTCCCTAAGAGCATATACTTGGAAGAGAGGGAGGTTTGTTTAGGCAAGCATGGCATGACAGAACCACAGTTCCATTCATTCTTGAACCACTTCAATCAGCCTTCTTATGAGCTTACCCCATTCGACTTCGCTCCCTCACATGCCTGCACTAGGGAATTTTTTACCTGGTGGTCTCGACACTATGAAGGACGCCTGGTTGACAAGACTGCCTTACTCACTGCTATCTCTAATGGGTTCGACTCatctattttgaacaagattaagtcgaaattgaacgccagag GGAGTAAGTCGAAGGCAGGTTCCAGCGACTCTAGCAAGCCTCTTCCTCCACCATCTAAGGTTGAACTACAG ATTGCTTCACGCAAGAGGCCTCATTCAACTGAAACTCCTTCTGTTTCGAAAAAACAAAAGCCTGTTCCAGCCACTTGTTCGAGTGCTCCAGATAAGGTACTTATCTAG
- the LOC123885977 gene encoding uncharacterized protein LOC123885977 — protein MRKRKRRRRRKNANPPKKVLLSANPPLEQSERKKKKKKKQKKSPAATTVVEASATAKETTSQPEASATPQTQPQNSAQVISQDEPTPSKAAEGVVEGPSDAHPEDVAEKIPSPQPVGTTILAETSPPPKAPGSPHRAFEDDNLKPDNEEDQLDQSLPQQNPSTNPAQVLADNDPPTNFQADPIANTEQRPTVDGEHSTTNQPQPSGSNHESSSPSAGTFDSEDGNSYIGDSLGEEGTSVSKPFPTVVLPAELAKELKDLTPVDALSKLLSSYGTSSSAVEDTKGREDVLEQEQFEHEIRFRREILNGDMLGLLERDSSIYYNIKALFRKLQNPRTDEAMFLLVTQAETFLEQFVSQSQLLTRTSSLLTSLLATQQHHFEQANSCNAEVTTIKAASDEALEQLVACENNIAQWQSEIEALKAKIRQEEAKMEKLAAVAIEAQKVKLDELAREGIQHYSDGLAVQKRVEHLASDKEMLQRKLASIRTQYYQFQAANRKPPSTSQQQP, from the exons atgagaaaaagaaaaagaagaagaagaagaaagaacgcCAACCCACCCAAGAAAGTACTCCTGAGCGCAA ATCCTCCTTTGGAACAATcggagaggaagaaaaagaagaaaaagaagcagaaaaaaTCTCCTGCTGCAACTACTGTTGTCGAGGCTTCTGCTactgcaaaagaaacaacttcacaACCTGAAGCTTCTGCTACCCCTCAAACCCAA CCACAAAACTCTGCTCAAGTTATTTCTCAGGATGAGCCTACTCCTAGCAAAGCGGCGGAGGGGGTGGTCGAAGGACCAAGCGATGCACATCCTGAAGATGTTGCAGAAAAAATCCCATCTCCTCAGCCTGTCGGAACGACCATTCTTGCTGAAACCTCACCACCGCCCAAGGCTCCTGGCTCGCCTCACCGCGCTTTCGAAGATGACAACCTTAAGCCTGACAATGAAGAAGACCAACTCGATCAAAGCTTACCACAACAGAATCCTTCGACAAATCCTGCCCAAGTATTGGCTGATAATGATCCTCCAACCAACTTTCAAGCTGACCCCATTGCTAATACTGAACAAAGGCCAACAGTTGATGGCGAGCACTCCACTACCAATCAACCACAACCAAGTGGGTCAAACCATGAGTCTAGTTCACCCAGTGCTGGCACTTTCGACTCTGAAGATGGGAACTCCTATATTGGTGATTCACTTGGTGAAGAGGGAACTTCCGTGTCGAAGCCATTTCCTACTGTTGTCCTGCCAGCTGAACTTGCTAAAGAGTTAAAAGATTTGACTCCCGTAGATGCACTTAGCAAGCTTTTATCAAGCTATGGCACCTCTAGCTCCGCTGTTGAGGACACAAAGGGTAGGGAAGATGTACTTGAGCAAGAACAGTTTGAGCATGAAATCAGGTTCAGGAGAGAAATTCTTAATGGGGATATGCTGGGCTTGCTTGAGCGTGACTCTTCTATATATTACAACATCAAAGCTCTTTTTCGCAAGCTGCAGAACCCAAGGACTGACGAAGccatgttccttctagtgacTCAGGCTGAAACCTTTTTAGAACAATTCGTTAGTCAATCTCAGCTCCTAACCAGGACTAGCAGCCTTTTGACATCTCTGCTTGCCACCCAGCAACACCATTTCGAGCAAGCTAATAGTTGCAATGCAGAGGTCACAACTATCAAGGCTGCCTCTGATGAAGCTCTTGAGCAACTTGTGGCTTGTGAGAACAATATTGCTCAATGGCAATCTGAAATCGAAGCGCTAAAGGCAAAGATTCGACAAGAGGAGGCTAAGATGGAAAAGCTAGCTGCAGTGGCTATTGAAGCACAAAAAGTTAAGCTTGATGAGCTAGCACGTGAAGGTATCCAACACTACAGTGATGGTCTAGCTGTCCAGAAGCGAGTTGAGCACCTTGCTAGTGATAAGGAAATGCTACAACGTAAACTGGCGTCCATTCGAACTCAGTATTACCAATTTCAAGCGGCCAATCGAAAGCCTCCTTCAACATCCCAACAACAACcttga